One Cellulomonas sp. Y8 DNA segment encodes these proteins:
- a CDS encoding adenylate kinase produces MSHDSGSTARLVLLGPPGAGKGTQAARLAERLGVPAISTGDIFRANIKGGTELGRTAQEYTARGELVPDEVTNAMVRDRLAQPDAAQGFLLDGYPRNAAQVGELDGILEADGRALDAALEITADADVVVERLLKRAEIEGRADDTEPVIRRRLDVYAEQTAPVSGLYAERDLLVRVDGIGEVDEVTERLLAALASQVG; encoded by the coding sequence ATGAGCCACGACTCCGGCTCCACCGCCCGCCTCGTCCTGCTCGGCCCTCCCGGGGCCGGCAAGGGCACCCAGGCCGCGCGCCTGGCCGAGCGCCTCGGCGTCCCGGCGATCTCGACCGGCGACATCTTCCGCGCCAACATCAAGGGCGGCACCGAGCTCGGCCGCACCGCGCAGGAGTACACCGCGCGCGGCGAGCTCGTCCCGGACGAGGTCACGAACGCGATGGTGCGCGACCGGCTCGCGCAGCCGGACGCCGCGCAGGGCTTCCTGCTCGACGGCTACCCCCGCAATGCGGCGCAGGTCGGCGAGCTCGACGGGATCCTGGAGGCCGACGGCCGCGCGCTGGACGCCGCGCTCGAGATCACCGCGGACGCGGACGTCGTCGTGGAGCGGCTGCTGAAGCGCGCCGAGATCGAGGGCCGCGCGGACGACACCGAGCCGGTGATCCGCCGCCGCCTGGACGTCTACGCCGAGCAGACCGCCCCCGTGTCGGGGCTGTACGCCGAGCGCGACCTGCTGGTCCGCGTGGACGGCATCGGCGAGGTCGACGAGGTCACCGAGCGGCTGCTCGCGGCCCTCGCCTCGCAGGTCGGCTGA
- the infA gene encoding translation initiation factor IF-1: MAKKDGVIEIEGSVIEALPNAMFRVELTNGHKVLAHISGKMRQHYIRILPEDRVVVELSPYDLSRGRIVYRYK; the protein is encoded by the coding sequence ATGGCGAAGAAGGACGGTGTCATCGAGATCGAGGGCAGCGTGATCGAGGCTCTCCCCAACGCGATGTTCCGCGTGGAGCTCACCAACGGTCACAAGGTGCTCGCCCACATCTCGGGCAAGATGCGCCAGCACTACATCCGGATCCTCCCCGAGGACCGGGTGGTGGTCGAGCTGAGCCCGTACGACCTGTCCCGCGGGCGCATCGTCTACCGCTACAAGTAA
- the rpsM gene encoding 30S ribosomal protein S13, whose amino-acid sequence MARLVGVDLPREKRLEIALTYIYGVGRTRAQQTLAATGISPDTRVKDLDDSQLVTLRDYLEGNFKLEGDLRREVAADIRRKVEIGSYEGLRHRRGLPVRGQRTKTNARTRKGPKRTVAGKKKAGRK is encoded by the coding sequence ATGGCACGTCTTGTCGGCGTCGACCTCCCCCGCGAGAAGCGGCTCGAGATCGCGCTCACCTACATCTACGGCGTCGGCCGTACCCGCGCCCAGCAGACCCTGGCCGCGACCGGCATCAGCCCGGACACCCGCGTCAAGGACCTGGACGACTCCCAGCTCGTCACCCTCCGTGACTACCTCGAGGGCAACTTCAAGCTCGAGGGCGACCTCCGCCGTGAGGTCGCCGCGGACATCCGCCGCAAGGTCGAGATCGGCAGCTACGAGGGCCTGCGTCACCGCCGCGGCCTCCCGGTGCGCGGTCAGCGCACCAAGACCAACGCGCGCACCCGCAAGGGCCCGAAGCGCACCGTCGCCGGCAAGAAGAAGGCCGGCCGGAAGTAA
- a CDS encoding SdrD B-like domain-containing protein, giving the protein MDPAAPATAVDAGVVLGAGGSETTAVGSMPQAWQDAHLDLVATQVDVSHDAGLQWRPLAVGDRVWFDADRDGRQGAGEAAVEGATARLLGSGDAVLATTVTGADGSYVFDALDPGTYRVEVELPDALAARWTFTSALVGDPAGDSSVIAATARVGRTAAFTLAPGASLAAVSDLAGDPVWAGVDADYADPTQDAGLAELPVRVGDRVWVDVDGDGVQDAGEPGLPGVVLTLADAAGDPVTDLAGAPVGPATTDADGAYAFTGLLPGSYTVTVGAAASAAVLAPYVPTATGAGDPATDSAAGSASTAAPLVGGEADDTLDFGFRPLWALGDRVWLDTDRDGVQDAGEPSFPGVTVRLLDASDAEVARTATDADGRWRFDLLEPGTYRVELELDASDAARYTWTTPRSPAAPRADADSDVEETTPGVARTPAITVGPGTPGVRPATAADGLTAAFVDDTWDAGLVERPVSVGDLLWFDEDLDGLQGGGEPGVPGVVVELRTADGRPVTDASGAAVGPVTTDADGAYAFDGLLPGEYIVRIDRIASADALAGYAPTVAGAGADRALDSSTWTATSQVLVGGESDTTLDFGLVLADDVQLALRKVPVARTADSITWDVTVMSTGTQDAYAGFTVVDALPGSLAFRSASGTGFACVAVDRVVTCDHDGSLPAGESATVRIVTGLTAAGADVTNTATVDVDGRGYRFEVLAAEDVAWSEPVERTGGATVTAPGGDLATTGSDAAWPLVAAGVLLALGAALIALAQGRRPVRGVRVASPGRRNRHRA; this is encoded by the coding sequence GTGGACCCAGCCGCGCCGGCCACCGCCGTCGACGCGGGCGTGGTGCTCGGCGCCGGCGGCAGCGAGACCACCGCCGTCGGGTCCATGCCGCAGGCCTGGCAGGACGCCCACCTGGACCTCGTCGCGACCCAGGTCGACGTCTCGCACGACGCGGGCCTGCAGTGGCGGCCGCTGGCCGTCGGCGACCGCGTGTGGTTCGACGCCGACCGCGACGGCCGCCAGGGCGCCGGCGAGGCCGCCGTCGAGGGCGCGACCGCGCGCCTGCTCGGCAGCGGCGACGCCGTCCTGGCGACGACCGTCACCGGCGCGGACGGCTCGTACGTCTTCGACGCGCTCGACCCGGGCACCTACCGGGTCGAGGTCGAGCTGCCCGACGCCCTCGCCGCGCGGTGGACCTTCACGTCCGCACTCGTGGGCGACCCCGCGGGCGACTCGTCCGTGATCGCCGCGACGGCGCGCGTCGGCCGGACCGCGGCGTTCACCCTGGCGCCCGGGGCGTCCCTCGCGGCGGTCTCCGACCTGGCCGGCGACCCGGTCTGGGCCGGCGTCGACGCCGACTACGCGGACCCGACCCAGGACGCCGGCCTCGCCGAGCTGCCCGTGCGCGTCGGCGACCGCGTGTGGGTCGACGTCGACGGCGACGGCGTGCAGGACGCCGGCGAGCCCGGCCTGCCCGGCGTGGTGCTCACGCTCGCGGACGCCGCGGGCGACCCGGTCACCGACCTCGCCGGCGCGCCCGTCGGCCCGGCCACCACCGACGCCGACGGGGCGTACGCCTTCACCGGCCTGCTGCCCGGCTCGTACACCGTGACGGTCGGCGCGGCCGCCTCCGCCGCCGTGCTCGCGCCGTACGTGCCGACCGCCACCGGGGCGGGGGACCCCGCGACCGACTCCGCCGCGGGCTCCGCGTCCACGGCCGCCCCGCTCGTGGGCGGCGAGGCCGACGACACCCTGGACTTCGGGTTCCGACCCCTGTGGGCGCTCGGCGACCGGGTGTGGCTCGACACCGACCGCGACGGCGTCCAGGACGCCGGCGAGCCGTCCTTCCCCGGCGTCACCGTCCGGCTGCTCGACGCGTCCGACGCCGAGGTCGCCCGGACGGCGACCGACGCGGACGGGCGCTGGCGGTTCGACCTGCTCGAGCCGGGCACGTACCGCGTCGAGCTCGAGCTCGACGCGTCCGACGCGGCCCGCTACACCTGGACGACCCCGCGCTCCCCGGCCGCCCCGCGCGCCGACGCCGACTCGGACGTCGAGGAGACCACCCCCGGCGTCGCCCGCACCCCGGCGATCACCGTGGGGCCGGGCACCCCGGGCGTGCGCCCCGCCACCGCCGCGGACGGCCTCACCGCCGCGTTCGTGGACGACACGTGGGACGCGGGCCTCGTCGAGCGCCCCGTGTCCGTCGGCGACCTCCTCTGGTTCGACGAGGACCTCGACGGCCTGCAGGGCGGCGGCGAGCCGGGCGTCCCCGGCGTCGTCGTCGAGCTGCGGACCGCCGACGGGCGTCCGGTCACCGACGCCTCCGGCGCGGCCGTGGGACCGGTGACCACCGACGCCGACGGTGCCTACGCCTTCGACGGCCTGCTGCCGGGCGAGTACATCGTGCGGATCGACCGGATCGCCTCCGCCGACGCGCTGGCCGGCTACGCCCCGACCGTCGCGGGCGCCGGCGCCGACCGGGCGCTCGACTCGTCCACCTGGACGGCGACCTCCCAGGTCCTCGTCGGCGGGGAGTCCGACACGACGCTCGACTTCGGCCTCGTCCTCGCGGACGACGTGCAGCTCGCGCTGCGCAAGGTCCCCGTCGCGCGGACCGCGGACAGCATCACGTGGGACGTCACCGTGATGTCCACCGGCACCCAGGACGCCTACGCCGGCTTCACCGTCGTCGACGCCCTGCCCGGGTCGCTGGCCTTCCGGTCGGCCTCCGGCACCGGGTTCGCGTGCGTGGCCGTCGACCGGGTCGTGACCTGCGACCACGACGGCTCGCTGCCGGCGGGGGAGTCCGCCACCGTGCGGATCGTCACCGGTCTGACCGCCGCGGGCGCCGACGTCACCAACACGGCGACCGTGGACGTCGACGGGCGCGGCTACCGGTTCGAGGTGCTCGCCGCCGAGGACGTGGCGTGGAGCGAGCCCGTCGAGCGCACCGGCGGCGCGACCGTCACCGCGCCCGGCGGCGACCTCGCCACCACCGGCTCCGACGCCGCGTGGCCGCTCGTCGCGGCCGGCGTGCTGCTCGCGCTCGGCGCGGCGCTGATCGCGCTCGCGCAGGGCCGGCGCCCGGTGCGCGGGGTGCGGGTGGCGTCCCCGGGGCGGCGGAACCGGCACCGGGCCTGA
- the rplF gene encoding 50S ribosomal protein L6 has protein sequence MSRIGRIPVSVPAGVDVSINGAVVTVKGPKGTLTHTVASPIEVARDDEGALVVTRPNDERLSRSLHGLTRTLLANLVTGVTAGYEKKLEIVGTGYRVSAKGDALEFALGFSHPVSVTPPAGITFAVESPTKFSVSGIDKQQVGEVAANIRKIRKPEPYKGKGVRYAGENVRRKVGKAGK, from the coding sequence ATGTCTCGTATCGGCAGAATCCCCGTTTCGGTCCCGGCCGGCGTGGATGTTTCCATCAACGGCGCCGTCGTGACGGTGAAGGGCCCCAAGGGCACCCTCACGCACACGGTCGCGTCGCCCATCGAGGTCGCCCGCGACGACGAGGGGGCCCTCGTGGTCACCCGTCCGAACGACGAGCGCCTCTCGCGGTCGCTGCACGGCCTCACGCGCACCCTCCTGGCGAACCTCGTCACCGGCGTCACCGCCGGCTACGAGAAGAAGCTGGAGATCGTCGGCACCGGTTACCGCGTGTCGGCCAAGGGTGACGCGCTCGAGTTCGCGCTCGGCTTCAGCCACCCGGTGTCCGTGACGCCGCCCGCCGGCATCACCTTCGCCGTCGAGTCCCCGACCAAGTTCTCGGTCTCGGGCATCGACAAGCAGCAGGTGGGCGAGGTCGCCGCGAACATCCGCAAGATCCGCAAGCCCGAGCCGTACAAGGGCAAGGGCGTGCGCTACGCGGGCGAGAACGTCCGCCGCAAGGTCGGAAAGGCTGGTAAGTGA
- a CDS encoding type Z 30S ribosomal protein S14, with translation MAKTALINKAAGKQKFAVRAYTRCQRCGRPHSVYRKFGLCRICVREMAHAGQLPGVTKSSW, from the coding sequence ATGGCGAAGACCGCCCTGATCAACAAGGCCGCGGGCAAGCAGAAGTTCGCCGTGCGGGCCTACACCCGGTGCCAGCGCTGCGGGCGTCCGCACTCCGTGTACCGCAAGTTCGGCCTGTGCCGGATCTGCGTGCGGGAGATGGCCCACGCGGGCCAGCTCCCCGGTGTGACCAAGAGCAGCTGGTAA
- the rplO gene encoding 50S ribosomal protein L15, which yields MAEKETEKVEETAAAAPKATRAKKATATESSAAEKPARKAPARTTKAKAEAEAAAEEKPAAKAKAPKAAAAKAPKAEAQATEGAGGTLKVHHLRPAPGAKTAKTRVGRGEASKGKTAGRGTKGTKARYQVPERFEGGQMPLHMRLPKLRGFKNPFRVEYQVVNLDKLSALYPDGGDVTVADLVAKGAVRKGQPVKVLGTGELTVKVAVAVDAYSGSAKEKILAAGGSVAQD from the coding sequence ATGGCGGAGAAGGAGACCGAGAAGGTCGAGGAGACCGCTGCCGCGGCTCCGAAGGCCACGCGCGCCAAGAAGGCGACGGCGACCGAGTCGTCCGCCGCCGAGAAGCCGGCCCGCAAGGCCCCGGCCCGCACGACCAAGGCGAAGGCCGAGGCCGAGGCGGCTGCCGAGGAGAAGCCGGCTGCGAAGGCGAAGGCGCCCAAGGCCGCCGCCGCCAAGGCCCCCAAGGCCGAGGCGCAGGCGACCGAGGGTGCCGGCGGCACGCTCAAGGTGCACCACCTGCGTCCGGCCCCGGGTGCCAAGACCGCCAAGACCCGCGTGGGTCGTGGTGAGGCGTCCAAGGGCAAGACCGCCGGTCGCGGTACCAAGGGCACCAAGGCCCGGTACCAGGTGCCGGAGCGCTTCGAGGGCGGGCAGATGCCGCTGCACATGCGGCTGCCCAAGCTCCGCGGCTTCAAGAACCCGTTCCGGGTCGAGTACCAGGTCGTGAACCTGGACAAGCTGTCGGCGCTCTACCCCGACGGCGGCGACGTCACGGTGGCGGACCTGGTCGCGAAGGGCGCGGTCCGCAAGGGCCAGCCCGTCAAGGTGCTCGGCACCGGCGAGCTCACGGTGAAGGTGGCCGTGGCCGTCGACGCGTACTCCGGCTCGGCCAAGGAGAAGATCCTGGCCGCCGGCGGCAGCGTCGCGCAGGACTGA
- the rpsE gene encoding 30S ribosomal protein S5, which yields MAAPQRSNTGAPQGQGGGDRRDGGRRDGRRGDAAEKSAFLERVVSINRVAKVVKGGRRFSFTALVVVGDGDGTVGVGYGKAKEVPAAIAKGVEEAKKNFFRVPRIQGTITHPIQGEAAAGVVFLRPASPGTGVIAGGPVRAVLECAGVHDILSKSLGSSNAINIVHATVAALKGLEEPAAVAARRGLPLEHVAPAPLLKAQAAGRAAKTEKVGA from the coding sequence ATGGCTGCTCCTCAGCGCAGCAACACGGGCGCTCCCCAGGGCCAGGGTGGCGGTGACCGCCGCGACGGCGGTCGTCGCGACGGCCGCCGGGGCGACGCCGCCGAGAAGAGCGCGTTCCTCGAGCGCGTCGTGTCGATCAACCGCGTGGCCAAGGTCGTCAAGGGTGGTCGCCGGTTCAGCTTCACCGCCCTGGTGGTCGTCGGCGACGGCGACGGCACGGTCGGTGTCGGCTACGGCAAGGCCAAGGAGGTGCCCGCGGCGATCGCCAAGGGTGTCGAGGAGGCGAAGAAGAACTTCTTCCGCGTCCCCCGCATCCAGGGCACCATCACCCACCCCATCCAGGGTGAGGCCGCCGCCGGTGTCGTCTTCCTGCGTCCCGCGTCCCCGGGTACCGGCGTGATCGCCGGTGGTCCGGTGCGCGCGGTGCTCGAGTGCGCCGGCGTCCACGACATCCTGTCCAAGTCCCTCGGCTCCTCCAACGCCATCAACATCGTGCACGCCACGGTCGCGGCGCTGAAGGGTCTCGAGGAGCCGGCCGCCGTGGCGGCGCGCCGTGGCCTGCCGCTCGAGCACGTCGCCCCGGCGCCGCTGCTCAAGGCGCAGGCGGCGGGTCGTGCGGCCAAGACGGAGAAGGTGGGTGCCTGA
- the rpmD gene encoding 50S ribosomal protein L30 yields MARLKVTQTKSAIGGKQNQRDTLRTLGLKRIGDVVVKEDRPEIRGMVKTVTHLVAVEEVE; encoded by the coding sequence ATGGCCCGCCTCAAGGTGACCCAGACGAAGTCCGCCATCGGCGGCAAGCAGAACCAGCGCGACACGCTGCGCACCCTGGGCCTCAAGCGGATCGGCGACGTCGTCGTCAAGGAGGACCGTCCTGAGATCCGCGGCATGGTCAAGACGGTGACGCACCTGGTCGCGGTCGAGGAGGTGGAGTGA
- the rpsH gene encoding 30S ribosomal protein S8 → MTMTDPIADFLTRLRNANSAHHDTVTIPYSKLKSHIAEILQAEGYISGWTTEDARVGKNLVVELKYGPSRERALAGIKRVSKPGLRVYAKSTNLPKVLGGLGVAILSTSSGLLTDKQAAKKGVGGEVLAYVW, encoded by the coding sequence ATGACGATGACCGACCCGATCGCAGACTTCCTGACGCGTCTGCGCAACGCGAACTCGGCGCACCACGACACGGTGACCATCCCGTACTCGAAGCTGAAGTCGCACATCGCGGAGATCCTGCAGGCCGAGGGCTACATCTCCGGCTGGACCACCGAGGACGCCCGCGTGGGCAAGAACCTCGTGGTCGAGCTGAAGTACGGCCCGAGCCGCGAGCGTGCGCTCGCCGGCATCAAGCGCGTGTCGAAGCCCGGCCTCCGGGTGTACGCGAAGTCGACCAACCTGCCGAAGGTCCTCGGTGGCCTGGGCGTGGCGATCCTGTCCACGTCCTCCGGTCTCCTGACGGACAAGCAGGCCGCCAAGAAGGGCGTGGGTGGGGAAGTCCTCGCCTACGTCTGGTAA
- the rplR gene encoding 50S ribosomal protein L18 — translation MAITIIGKGKFKARRRRHLRLRKKVAGTAARPRLVVTRSNRNLVAQVVDDAVGRTLVSASTLEVDLRAAEGDKTAKARRVGELIAERAKAAGIDAVVFDRGGNKYHGRVAAVADAAREGGLAL, via the coding sequence ATGGCGATCACCATCATCGGTAAGGGCAAGTTCAAGGCCCGTCGCCGCCGCCACCTGCGGCTGCGCAAGAAGGTCGCCGGCACCGCCGCGCGTCCCCGCCTGGTCGTCACCCGGTCGAACCGCAACCTCGTCGCGCAGGTCGTCGACGACGCCGTGGGCCGCACCCTGGTCTCCGCCTCGACCCTCGAGGTGGACCTGCGTGCCGCCGAGGGCGACAAGACGGCCAAGGCCCGTCGCGTCGGCGAGCTGATCGCCGAGCGCGCCAAGGCGGCCGGCATCGACGCGGTGGTCTTCGACCGCGGCGGCAACAAGTACCACGGGCGTGTGGCCGCAGTGGCCGACGCCGCCCGCGAGGGCGGTCTGGCGCTGTGA
- a CDS encoding DNA-directed RNA polymerase subunit alpha: MLIAQRPTLTEEVISEYRSRFSIEPLEPGFGYTLGNSLRRTLLSSIPGAAVTSIRIDGVLHEFSTVPGVKEDVTEIILNIKNLVVSSENDEPVVMYLRKQGAGDVTAADIVPPAGVEVHNTDLHLATLNEKGKLEIELTVERGRGYVSANQNKSFEAEIGRIPVDSIYSPVLKVTYKVEATRVEQRTDFDKLVVDVETKPAISPRDALASAGKTLVELFGLARELNVEAEGIEIGPSPTDAALAADLALPIEDLQLTIRSYNCLKREGIHTVGELVARSEADLLDIRNFGAKSITEVKEKLAELNLSLKDSPLDFDPTAAAYYDGDEGDFTEDEQY, encoded by the coding sequence GTGCTCATCGCACAGCGCCCCACCCTGACCGAAGAGGTCATCTCGGAGTACCGCTCGCGGTTCTCCATCGAGCCGCTCGAGCCCGGCTTCGGCTACACGCTCGGCAACTCCCTGCGCCGGACCCTGCTGTCGTCCATCCCGGGCGCGGCCGTGACGAGCATCCGGATCGACGGCGTGCTGCACGAGTTCAGCACGGTGCCGGGCGTCAAGGAGGACGTCACCGAGATCATCCTCAACATCAAGAACCTCGTCGTCTCCTCGGAGAACGACGAGCCGGTCGTGATGTACCTGCGCAAGCAGGGTGCGGGTGACGTGACCGCGGCGGACATCGTGCCGCCGGCCGGCGTGGAGGTCCACAACACGGACCTGCACCTCGCCACGCTGAACGAGAAGGGCAAGCTCGAGATCGAGCTGACCGTCGAGCGCGGCCGTGGCTACGTGTCGGCCAACCAGAACAAGTCGTTCGAGGCCGAGATCGGCCGCATCCCGGTCGACTCGATCTACTCGCCGGTGCTCAAGGTGACCTACAAGGTCGAGGCGACCCGTGTCGAGCAGCGCACCGACTTCGACAAGCTCGTCGTCGACGTCGAGACCAAGCCGGCGATCAGCCCGCGCGACGCCCTGGCGTCCGCCGGCAAGACGCTGGTGGAGCTGTTCGGCCTCGCCCGCGAGCTGAACGTCGAGGCCGAGGGCATCGAGATCGGCCCGTCGCCGACCGACGCGGCCCTGGCCGCCGACCTGGCGCTGCCGATCGAGGACCTGCAGCTGACCATCCGGTCGTACAACTGCCTCAAGCGCGAGGGCATCCACACCGTGGGCGAGCTCGTGGCGCGTTCCGAGGCCGACCTGCTCGACATCCGCAACTTCGGTGCGAAGTCGATCACCGAGGTCAAGGAGAAGCTGGCCGAGCTCAACCTGTCCCTCAAGGACAGCCCGCTCGACTTCGACCCCACCGCCGCCGCGTACTACGACGGCGACGAGGGCGACTTCACCGAGGACGAGCAGTACTGA
- the rpmJ gene encoding 50S ribosomal protein L36, with the protein MKVKPSVKKICDKCKVIRRHGRVQVICENLRHKQRQG; encoded by the coding sequence ATGAAGGTCAAGCCCAGCGTCAAGAAGATCTGCGACAAGTGCAAGGTGATCCGCCGGCACGGTCGCGTCCAGGTGATCTGCGAGAACCTGCGCCACAAGCAGCGCCAGGGCTGA
- the map gene encoding type I methionyl aminopeptidase, with protein sequence MFGREKIELKTPDQVLLMRRAGLVVADALAAARAAAVPGATTADLDAVAAAVIADAGALPSFLGYYDYPATICVSVNDEVVHGIPSGRVLQPGDVVSIDCGAIVEGWHGDSALTLVLPDADPADQALADLTERCMWDGIAALAGEGGGIADRLAVVGDAVEDAVAAADSSVNGGVPFGIVQDYVGHGIGSAMHQPPDVLNYRSRDRGPKLRAGMCLAVEPMITRGGHATEVLDDDWTVVTADGARAAHWEHSVALHDGGIWVLTAVDGGAAELGARGVTVAPLD encoded by the coding sequence GTGTTCGGACGCGAGAAGATCGAGCTCAAGACGCCCGACCAGGTGCTGCTCATGCGGCGTGCCGGGCTCGTGGTCGCGGACGCCCTGGCGGCGGCCCGCGCGGCCGCGGTGCCGGGTGCCACGACCGCCGACCTGGACGCCGTCGCAGCCGCGGTGATCGCGGACGCCGGCGCCCTGCCGTCGTTCCTCGGGTACTACGACTACCCGGCGACCATCTGCGTGTCGGTCAACGACGAGGTCGTGCACGGCATCCCGTCGGGGCGCGTGCTGCAGCCGGGCGACGTGGTGTCGATCGACTGCGGCGCGATCGTCGAGGGCTGGCACGGCGACTCGGCGCTCACCCTGGTGCTGCCGGACGCCGACCCGGCCGACCAGGCGCTGGCGGACCTGACCGAGCGCTGCATGTGGGACGGCATCGCCGCGCTCGCCGGCGAGGGCGGCGGGATCGCCGACCGGCTCGCGGTCGTGGGCGACGCGGTCGAGGACGCCGTCGCCGCCGCGGACTCCTCCGTCAACGGCGGGGTGCCGTTCGGCATCGTGCAGGACTACGTCGGGCACGGCATCGGGTCCGCCATGCACCAGCCGCCGGACGTGCTGAACTACCGGTCCCGCGACCGCGGTCCGAAGCTGCGCGCCGGGATGTGCCTGGCCGTCGAGCCGATGATCACCCGGGGCGGCCACGCGACCGAGGTGCTCGACGACGACTGGACGGTCGTCACGGCCGACGGCGCCCGCGCGGCGCACTGGGAGCACTCGGTGGCCCTGCACGACGGCGGCATCTGGGTGCTCACGGCCGTCGACGGCGGCGCGGCCGAGCTGGGCGCCCGCGGCGTGACCGTCGCCCCGCTGGACTGA
- the rpsK gene encoding 30S ribosomal protein S11 — MPPKTRSSVRKPRRKEKKNVSHGQAHIKSTFNNTIISITDPSGAVISWASGGDVGFKGSRKSTPYAAGMAAEAAARKAAEHGMKKVDVFVKGPGSGRETAIRSLTAAGLEVGSIQDVTPQAHNGCRPPKRRRV; from the coding sequence ATGCCTCCCAAGACCCGCAGTTCCGTGCGCAAGCCGCGCCGCAAGGAGAAGAAGAACGTCTCCCACGGCCAGGCGCACATCAAGAGCACCTTCAACAACACGATCATCTCGATCACGGACCCCAGCGGCGCCGTGATCTCCTGGGCGTCGGGCGGCGACGTGGGCTTCAAGGGCTCGCGCAAGTCGACCCCGTACGCCGCGGGCATGGCCGCCGAGGCCGCCGCGCGCAAGGCCGCCGAGCACGGCATGAAGAAGGTCGACGTCTTCGTCAAGGGCCCGGGCTCCGGTCGCGAGACCGCGATCCGCTCCCTGACCGCGGCCGGCCTCGAGGTCGGCTCGATCCAGGACGTGACGCCGCAGGCCCACAACGGCTGCCGTCCGCCGAAGCGCCGCCGCGTCTGA
- the secY gene encoding preprotein translocase subunit SecY: MLSAFVRAFRTPDLRRKLLFTIGIMVVFRIGSFLPTPGVSYPNVQICIDQGESNTLLGLVNLFSGGALLQLSVFALGIMPYITASIIIQLLRVVIPRFEALHKEGQSGTAKLTQYTRYLTIGLAVLQSTTVIITARNGQLFQGCSVDVIPDGSIVTTLLMIITMTAGTGLIMWLGELITERGVGNGMSLLIFTSIAASFPGAMWSIAGGSGGIGAFLVIMAIIVLVIALVVFVEQSQRRIPVQYAKRMVGRRTYGGSSTYIPIKINMAGVIPVIFASSLLQVPALLAGFGDQTAGWKQWVATNLAATDAPLHIALYVLLIIFFCYFYTAITFNPDEVADNMKRYGGFIPGIRAGRPTAEYLDYVITRITAPGSLYLALVALIPTIAFIVLGVGTNIPFGGSSILIVVGVGLETVKQIQSQLEQRHYEGFLR, translated from the coding sequence GTGCTCAGCGCATTCGTGCGGGCGTTCAGGACACCCGACCTGCGGCGCAAGCTGCTGTTCACCATCGGCATCATGGTGGTCTTCCGCATCGGCTCGTTCCTGCCGACGCCGGGCGTGTCCTACCCGAACGTGCAGATCTGCATCGACCAGGGCGAGTCGAACACGCTGCTCGGCCTGGTGAACCTGTTCAGCGGCGGTGCGCTGCTGCAGCTGTCGGTGTTCGCGCTCGGGATCATGCCGTACATCACCGCGAGCATCATCATCCAGCTGCTCCGCGTGGTCATCCCGCGGTTCGAGGCCCTGCACAAGGAGGGCCAGTCGGGCACCGCGAAGCTCACGCAGTACACGCGGTACCTGACCATCGGCCTGGCGGTCCTGCAGTCGACGACGGTCATCATCACGGCGCGCAACGGCCAGCTCTTCCAGGGCTGCTCCGTCGACGTGATCCCGGACGGCAGCATCGTGACGACGCTGCTCATGATCATCACGATGACCGCCGGTACCGGCCTCATCATGTGGCTGGGCGAGCTCATCACCGAGCGCGGCGTCGGCAACGGCATGTCCCTGCTCATCTTCACCTCGATCGCCGCGTCCTTCCCGGGCGCCATGTGGTCGATCGCGGGCGGCTCCGGCGGCATCGGCGCGTTCCTGGTGATCATGGCGATCATCGTCCTGGTCATCGCGCTGGTCGTCTTCGTCGAGCAGTCCCAGCGCCGCATCCCGGTGCAGTACGCCAAGCGCATGGTCGGGCGCCGCACCTACGGCGGGTCCTCCACGTACATCCCGATCAAGATCAACATGGCCGGCGTCATCCCGGTGATCTTCGCGTCGTCCCTGCTCCAGGTCCCCGCCCTGCTCGCCGGCTTCGGCGACCAGACCGCCGGCTGGAAGCAGTGGGTCGCGACCAACCTCGCCGCCACGGACGCGCCGCTGCACATCGCGCTGTACGTCCTACTGATCATCTTCTTCTGCTACTTCTACACGGCGATCACGTTCAACCCGGACGAGGTCGCGGACAACATGAAGCGGTACGGCGGGTTCATCCCCGGCATCCGCGCCGGCCGTCCCACGGCCGAGTACCTGGACTACGTGATCACCCGCATCACGGCGCCCGGGTCCCTGTACCTCGCGCTGGTCGCGCTGATCCCGACGATCGCGTTCATCGTCCTGGGCGTCGGCACGAACATCCCGTTCGGCGGCTCGTCGATCCTCATCGTCGTGGGCGTCGGCCTCGAGACGGTGAAGCAGATCCAGTCGCAGCTCGAGCAGCGCCACTACGAAGGGTTCCTCCGATGA